In the genome of Anabaena cylindrica PCC 7122, the window GGGTGAGCTTGATTGCTATTGCGGGAGTATTGGGAATAGGTGGTTGGTTACTGTTAGAAAAAAATCTTACCTTTGGTATTTTAGCTACATTTATTTTGTATGCCCAGCAGTTATTTGATCCTCTGCGGAATTTTGCCGAAAAATTCACTGTTATTCAATCTGGGTTTACTGCCGTTGAAAGGGTAAACGATATTTTAGATGAACCAATAGAAATTAGAGATAATATTAATTCTAGATTCTCACTTTTAGACGCTCAATTTGGCTATATAGATGAGATCATTAGGGATTTAGAATCACAAAATTTTACTACCCCACCTGAACTTGGAGAAATTTGTTTTGAACACGTCTGGTTTGCTTATAAAGATGATGATTATGTAATTAAAGATTTAGATTTTACAATTCATCCAGGGGAAAAAATAGCTTTGGTGGGTCCGACAGGTGCAGGTAAAAGTTCTATTATTCGGCTTTTGTGTCGTCTCTACGAACCTACTCAAGGACGTATTCTGATTGATGGTGTGGATATCCGTGAGATACCACAAGCAGAACTGCGGCGTTATATGGCAGTAATTTTACAAGAAGCTTTTTTGTTTGCTGGTGATGTCAAAAGTAATATTACCTTAGGGGATAGCTACACCTTTGAGGAGATTGAGCAAGCAGCAAAAAAAACTAATGTTTCTGAGTTTATTGATCAATTGCCTCAAGGTTATGATACTCAATTACGAGAACGGGGAACAAATATTTCTAGTGGACAAAAACAACTTTTAGCATTTGCTCGTGCTGCTATTCGTAATCCCCAAATTTTGGTATTAGATGAAGCTACTGCTAGTTTAGATGTGGGAACAGAAGCTTTGGTTCAACAGGCGTTAAATCAGCTTTTAATCAAACGGACGGCGATTATTATTGCTCACCGCTTGTCAACTATTCGCAATGTAGACCGGATTTTTGTTTTGAAGCGTGGGGAACTAGTTGAGCAGGGAAGTCATGAACAATTGATAGAACAAGGAGGACTTTACGCCACTTTGCATAATTTGCAAATGTTGGGAACTTGAAGAATCCAGGAATCAGAATTAATGTGCTGACTCCGAACTCCTAACTCCTGAGTCCTAACTCCTGACTCCTGACTCCTGACTCCTAAGTGCTGACTCCTGACTCCGAACTCCTGCCATAACTGATTTTTAGCGCATGGTGACGAACTCTTCAGCGGAACTAGGATGTATGCCTACTGTGGCATCAAAGTTGGCTTTAGTTGCACCCATCTTGAGTGCGATCGCAATTCCTTGAATAATCTCTGCCGCATTTGTTCCCACCATGTGCGCTCCCAGCACCTTATCAGTCTTCTCATCAACCACCAGTTTCATCATCGTTTTTTCATCTTTACCAGCTAAGGTGTAGTACATGGGGCGGAAGCGACTGCGATAAATTTTTACCGCATCACCATACTTTTCCCTAGCTTCTGCTTCCGTCAAACCAACCGTAGCGGCTTCTGGATTTGTAAAGATGGCTGTTGGTACATTTTCATAACTCATGGTACGAGACTTGCCACCGAACATAGTATCAGCAAATGCTCGACCTTCATTGATCGCTACAGGAGTCAGGTTAATGGTGTTAGTACAATCTCCCACAGCATAGATATTTTCTTCATCTGTGCGACTGTATTTATCAACAACAACTGCACCATCATGCAGCTTAACTTTGGTATTTTCTAAACCTAAATTTTGCGTATTTGGTTTGCGTCCAAGTGCAGCTAAACTAACAACATCAACAACAACTGTCTCCTCAGAATCGCCATCTTTGCGAACTGTCACCTTGATTCCTTCAGCATCCTTTTCAATAGCAATCATGTCGATATTGCTGAGAATCTTAATCCCGTGATTAGTCATTCCTTGATGAATTTCATTCCGTAAATCGTCATCAAAACCACGCAAAAGATAATCACCGCGTATCACCTGAGTGACTTCGGTTCCCAATCCATTCATGATGCAAGCAAATTCTGTACCAATGTAACCACCCCCCAAAATCACCATTCTTTTGGGTTGTTCTTTGAGGTTAAAAATATCATCAGAAGTAATGGCGTGTTCAATTCCTAAAATGTTGGGCTTAATAGGATGACCACCAACAGCAATCAGCACTTTGTCTGCGGTCACTTGACGTTCGCCAACGACAATAGTGTGAGCATCAACAAACTGTCCATATCCCTGCAAAAGCTCAACTTTGGAGTTATCAAGCATTTTTTGATAAATGCCATTGAGGCGAGTTACCTCGTTATTGACCACCGTGATCATCTTTTCCCAATCGAGAGTACTCTGGACAGAACTCCAGCCGTATCCTTGGGCATCCTCAAACAAGCTAGGGAAATTAGAAGAATAAACCATGAGTTTTTTGGGGACACAGCCACGATTAACGCAGGTCCCGCCTAGTCGGTCAAACTCAGCAATTCCTACCTTGGCACCATATTCTGCTGCACGTCTGGCAGTGGCAATACCACCAGAACCCGCACCAATTACAAATAAGTCAAAATCGTAGCTCATGTGTCCCCTAAGTTTTATATTGCTATTAAGAACATGGTGGTATCATGCCCTTATTTTGATGAAATCACGTTTTCTCAAAGTTAGACAGCAATACCAGTCTAGGCACTTTTCAGGTAAGCCAGCATGGTATCAGCATCTGATACTTCAAAGGGGTCTGTAGGGCAGTTGTCATCGAAACCTGGCTCAACGAACATCTTTTCGATTTTGCCGTCATTCACCACCATTGAGTAGCGCCAAGAGCGCATTCCAAAGCCTAAATTGGCTTTATCAACCAACATCCCCATCTTACGGGTAAATTCACCATTACCATCGGGGAGCAGGAAGACGTTTTCTGCGTTCTGCTGCTTACCCCATTGGAACATAACAAAGGCATCATTTACAGATACACAGATGACACTATCAACTCCCAAGGCTTGGAAATCTTTATAGAGTTCTTCGTAACGGGGTAGGTGTGAGGTTGAACAGGTAGGGGTAAAAGCACCAGGCAATGAAAACACAACAACCCGCTTACCAGCAAATAACTCTTGAGTGGTGCGTTCTTGCCAGCGGAAAGGGTTGGGTCCACCAATAGATTCGTCACGGACACGGGTTTTAAAGACAACGTTAGGAACGGTTTCGATTACAGCCATATTGACCTCTTGGTGATGTGTGAATTTATGTTTTCCTGATATATCTCAGAATAATTCTTATTTAATAAATACTCAATAGTTATAAATACCTAAATATGATAAAAAGATCAATATGATACTAATTCCTTAATCTGGTAGACTATAATAAAAACAAAAAACTATTTAAATACGGCAACGATCATGCAGGAACAAGCAAACGCGATTGTTCAAACCTTAAAATCCAAGGGTTTGAGGGTGACTCCTCAGCGGTTTGCGGTCTATGCAAATCTGTTATGTCGCACAGATCACCCAACAGTTGAGCAAATACTGACTGATCTGAATAAAGATTTTCCTGTTTCTTCTCAAGCAACAATCTATAGTTCTCTCCAAGCACTTAGAGAAGTGGGACTAGTGAGGGAAGTGCTATTACAAGAGGGGGTTTCTCGCTACGATGCTAATGTTCTACCCCATCATCATTTTTGCTGTCATAAATGTGGTGCAATTGAAGATATTGCTTGGAATACATTCAACTTTATTGGGCTAAATAGTCTACGTCCTGGTTTGCGCGGGGAAACTTATGAAGTCAC includes:
- a CDS encoding ABC transporter ATP-binding protein — encoded protein: MVIYQSQKKSNKEYRPRRNDWRLFLRLVPYARRNGRLLALSMFLLVPISIANAIQPLLIGQAISLIRQEPSTYEFFKNRSLWEGLSILQGCFLATIVTRLSLTGIQGYLVQKLGQKITATIREDLFSHVTSLAVRFFDRTPVGKLITRLTSDVESLGDVFATGAIGIVSDLFSMVVIVGLMLSLQWQLACLLLLILCPITWLIIYFQQQYRDANYKVREELSKLNSQLQENIVGINVVQLFRREKFNAELFRATNNRYVKEVDATIWYDSAVSGTLEWVSLIAIAGVLGIGGWLLLEKNLTFGILATFILYAQQLFDPLRNFAEKFTVIQSGFTAVERVNDILDEPIEIRDNINSRFSLLDAQFGYIDEIIRDLESQNFTTPPELGEICFEHVWFAYKDDDYVIKDLDFTIHPGEKIALVGPTGAGKSSIIRLLCRLYEPTQGRILIDGVDIREIPQAELRRYMAVILQEAFLFAGDVKSNITLGDSYTFEEIEQAAKKTNVSEFIDQLPQGYDTQLRERGTNISSGQKQLLAFARAAIRNPQILVLDEATASLDVGTEALVQQALNQLLIKRTAIIIAHRLSTIRNVDRIFVLKRGELVEQGSHEQLIEQGGLYATLHNLQMLGT
- the gor gene encoding glutathione-disulfide reductase: MSYDFDLFVIGAGSGGIATARRAAEYGAKVGIAEFDRLGGTCVNRGCVPKKLMVYSSNFPSLFEDAQGYGWSSVQSTLDWEKMITVVNNEVTRLNGIYQKMLDNSKVELLQGYGQFVDAHTIVVGERQVTADKVLIAVGGHPIKPNILGIEHAITSDDIFNLKEQPKRMVILGGGYIGTEFACIMNGLGTEVTQVIRGDYLLRGFDDDLRNEIHQGMTNHGIKILSNIDMIAIEKDAEGIKVTVRKDGDSEETVVVDVVSLAALGRKPNTQNLGLENTKVKLHDGAVVVDKYSRTDEENIYAVGDCTNTINLTPVAINEGRAFADTMFGGKSRTMSYENVPTAIFTNPEAATVGLTEAEAREKYGDAVKIYRSRFRPMYYTLAGKDEKTMMKLVVDEKTDKVLGAHMVGTNAAEIIQGIAIALKMGATKANFDATVGIHPSSAEEFVTMR
- a CDS encoding peroxiredoxin is translated as MAVIETVPNVVFKTRVRDESIGGPNPFRWQERTTQELFAGKRVVVFSLPGAFTPTCSTSHLPRYEELYKDFQALGVDSVICVSVNDAFVMFQWGKQQNAENVFLLPDGNGEFTRKMGMLVDKANLGFGMRSWRYSMVVNDGKIEKMFVEPGFDDNCPTDPFEVSDADTMLAYLKSA
- a CDS encoding Fur family transcriptional regulator translates to MQEQANAIVQTLKSKGLRVTPQRFAVYANLLCRTDHPTVEQILTDLNKDFPVSSQATIYSSLQALREVGLVREVLLQEGVSRYDANVLPHHHFCCHKCGAIEDIAWNTFNFIGLNSLRPGLRGETYEVTVQGLCDACGD